One Hyphomicrobium album genomic window carries:
- a CDS encoding thermonuclease family protein: protein MSRRTTRILVGIALACIGFAAIAAWQRLTEPAGETRSGPVALCTGYEDRTCLIDGDTGRDNGRKWRLIAIDTPELSEPACENERRVGIAARNRLRALLAEGYRLRPSGRSDPHGRILVDIDLPDGRDVSRILLDEGLAQKWPNRGNIWCDRYTQVPARKRG from the coding sequence TTGTCGCGCCGGACCACCCGCATCCTCGTCGGCATCGCTCTGGCCTGCATCGGCTTCGCGGCCATCGCCGCCTGGCAACGGCTGACCGAACCCGCCGGCGAAACCCGCAGTGGCCCCGTGGCCCTGTGCACCGGATACGAAGACCGCACCTGCTTGATCGACGGCGATACGGGTCGCGACAACGGCCGCAAGTGGCGTCTCATCGCCATCGATACGCCGGAGCTGTCGGAGCCCGCCTGCGAGAACGAGCGACGCGTGGGAATTGCCGCGCGCAACCGGCTGCGGGCGTTGCTCGCCGAAGGCTATCGGCTGCGCCCAAGCGGGCGCAGCGACCCGCACGGGCGCATCCTGGTCGATATCGACCTGCCCGACGGACGCGACGTCAGCCGCATCCTGCTCGACGAGGGCCTTGCCCAGAAATGGCCCAACCGCGGAAACATCTGGTGCGACCGGTATACGCAGGTGCCGGCCCGCAAACGCGGCTGA
- a CDS encoding efflux RND transporter periplasmic adaptor subunit, which produces MPLKVRASLANLGLVVALAGFLFPASIAQAQRAPRGPAAPTVTLTDVKVERMNERVAAVGSARARQQVTLTTRVAGVISEVLFQGGQLVDANQPLVKLNAEPEKIAVETAEAQRAQAADTVERYKLLNEGTIARVTVAQADTALKVADAALRRARDDLDRMTIKAPFKGMMGLSSLQAGDYLAVGNPIATIDDRSTLLIEFTVPEATASSMKIGMPVRASLVTRSGEIYEGKIQAVGTRIDPVTRTLMVRAEIPNPDLKLIPGSTFSISVQLQGDDRPVVPALAIQWDRQGAFVWRVTDKNAVERVNVAILARDADRVHVDADLKAGDKVVFEGGSVLRNGQTVQPQGS; this is translated from the coding sequence ATGCCTTTGAAAGTGCGCGCCTCATTGGCGAACCTCGGGTTAGTCGTGGCGCTCGCCGGTTTCCTGTTTCCCGCTTCGATTGCCCAGGCGCAGCGCGCCCCGCGCGGACCGGCAGCCCCTACTGTCACCCTCACCGACGTCAAGGTCGAGCGGATGAACGAGCGCGTCGCCGCCGTCGGCTCGGCCCGTGCCCGCCAGCAGGTGACGCTCACCACGCGCGTGGCCGGCGTCATTTCCGAGGTGCTGTTCCAAGGTGGCCAGCTCGTCGACGCCAACCAGCCGCTGGTCAAGCTCAACGCCGAGCCCGAGAAGATCGCCGTCGAGACAGCCGAGGCGCAGCGCGCCCAGGCGGCCGACACGGTGGAGCGCTACAAGCTGCTCAATGAAGGCACTATCGCGCGGGTAACCGTCGCCCAGGCGGACACGGCGCTGAAAGTTGCCGACGCAGCGCTGCGCCGCGCCCGTGACGACCTCGACCGCATGACCATCAAGGCGCCCTTCAAGGGCATGATGGGACTGTCGAGCCTGCAAGCTGGCGACTACCTCGCGGTCGGCAACCCCATCGCCACCATCGACGATCGCTCCACCCTATTGATCGAATTCACGGTGCCCGAGGCGACTGCCTCGTCAATGAAGATCGGGATGCCAGTGCGCGCCAGCCTCGTCACCCGCTCCGGCGAGATCTACGAGGGCAAGATCCAGGCAGTCGGCACGCGCATCGATCCCGTCACCCGCACGCTGATGGTGCGCGCCGAGATTCCCAATCCGGATCTGAAGCTCATTCCCGGCTCCACCTTCTCCATCTCGGTGCAGCTGCAGGGCGACGATCGCCCGGTCGTGCCGGCATTGGCGATCCAATGGGACCGCCAGGGCGCCTTCGTATGGCGGGTGACCGATAAGAACGCCGTGGAGCGCGTCAACGTCGCGATCCTGGCGCGTGACGCCGATCGCGTGCACGTCGATGCCGACCTCAAGGCCGGCGACAAAGTCGTGTTCGAAGGCGGCAGCGTGCTGCGAAACGGACAGACCGTTCAGCCGCAAGGCTCGTGA
- a CDS encoding efflux RND transporter permease subunit: MAAAHPGSPQRSADDGGWIGIFVRRPILALVLNLLIIIAGIAAYQGIEVRELPDVDRPVVTVRATYAGATPESIDSQITAVLESAVSRVQGVTSISSNSSYGSARISIEFSSNTNLDTAAMDVRDAVAGVVNQLPKDMEDEPRVVKADADATPIMQMSVSAAKLSEGELTDLVNNVIEDKLAAVEGVAAANSYGLRAKTIEVRVNQTALASRGISLAELIAAIGKASVTAPSGALENATQQLLVRAEAPVATPEDVANLEITPQTKVKDIAYVRWGFQEATAMTRLDGKTAIGIDIIRQAQANTIDISEGVHQAVDELRKTLPAGVDISITRDDAVFIRESVREVIISLVLANVIVILIILAFLRSFRATLAPAISIPVSLIGTLAAIWAVGFSINVITLLALVVATGLVVDDAIVVVENIARHRVMGAGPRAAAVLGTKEIVFAVLATTATLAAVFIPVSFMPGLVGSLFSEFGFVLAFSVSISAAVALTVCPMLASKFGTGEEGHDDKGIVGRIGKGLSNLYMWIVEICIRLRWIVVLGCLAIGVVGFGAFKLLKQEITPAEDRGVIQVRLTAQQGVNLEYMSKLTQRVEEVVAPYKQSGEVTSVLSSIGNGGANRAMVIVSLADWHHRERSQQQIQAELQKKLDKIAGVQVSLVGANSLGIRGGGQGLRFAIVGPNYERLSATALKMVNKLQELPNFRSVRTDYDTTQPQLSVRINREAATKLGVPIETITSLINAMIDYQKAADLFIDDDIVEIQVMSGGRPINDPSDLQNLFVKTADGSFITLSSLVTIKEVAIAPTLGREDRQRAVGITANLNDGVVLGDAVGAMRGVAATTLDPDMSITLLGEARTLAETTQNTTFVFGIALLVVFLVLAAQFESLTSALVIICTVPFGLACAAFAILLSGGTLNVYSQIGLVLLVGVMAKNGILIVEFANIRRDEGASVDDAIREACRTRLRPVMMTMAAAVLGAVPLIFASGAGAEARLALGWIIVGGLGLATLFTLFLTPVMYRILAPLSKPRAAETQRLIDELNAAQSR; this comes from the coding sequence ATGGCCGCCGCTCACCCGGGAAGCCCCCAACGCAGCGCAGACGACGGCGGCTGGATCGGCATTTTCGTCCGCCGGCCGATCCTGGCGCTCGTTCTCAACCTGCTCATCATCATCGCCGGCATCGCCGCCTATCAGGGCATCGAGGTTCGCGAGCTCCCCGACGTCGACCGTCCCGTGGTGACGGTGCGCGCCACTTATGCCGGCGCCACGCCGGAAAGCATCGACTCGCAGATCACCGCCGTTCTCGAAAGTGCCGTGTCGCGCGTTCAGGGCGTCACCAGCATTTCATCGAACTCATCCTACGGCTCGGCACGCATCTCGATCGAGTTCTCGAGTAACACCAATCTCGATACCGCGGCGATGGACGTGCGCGATGCTGTCGCCGGCGTCGTCAATCAGCTCCCCAAGGACATGGAGGACGAGCCGCGCGTCGTCAAAGCCGACGCCGACGCCACGCCTATCATGCAGATGTCGGTCTCGGCCGCGAAGCTTTCCGAGGGCGAGTTGACCGACCTCGTCAACAACGTCATCGAGGACAAGCTGGCGGCGGTGGAAGGCGTTGCCGCGGCGAACTCCTACGGCCTGCGCGCCAAGACCATCGAGGTGCGCGTCAACCAGACGGCGCTCGCTTCGCGCGGCATCAGCCTCGCCGAGCTCATCGCGGCCATCGGCAAAGCCTCGGTGACCGCGCCGTCCGGCGCCTTGGAAAACGCGACGCAGCAGCTGCTTGTCCGCGCCGAGGCGCCCGTCGCGACGCCGGAGGACGTCGCCAACCTGGAGATCACCCCGCAGACGAAGGTGAAGGACATCGCCTATGTCCGCTGGGGCTTCCAGGAAGCCACGGCGATGACGCGCCTCGACGGCAAGACGGCCATCGGCATCGACATCATTCGCCAGGCGCAGGCAAATACAATCGATATCTCAGAGGGTGTGCATCAGGCGGTCGACGAGCTGCGCAAGACGCTGCCCGCGGGCGTCGACATCTCGATCACCCGCGACGACGCGGTGTTCATTCGCGAGTCCGTGCGCGAGGTCATCATCAGCCTCGTCCTCGCCAACGTCATCGTCATTCTCATTATTCTGGCGTTCCTTCGCTCGTTCCGCGCCACGCTTGCACCGGCGATCTCCATTCCCGTATCGCTGATCGGCACGCTGGCGGCGATCTGGGCGGTCGGCTTCTCGATCAACGTCATTACGCTGCTGGCGCTCGTGGTCGCCACCGGCCTCGTCGTCGACGACGCGATCGTCGTCGTCGAGAACATCGCCCGGCATCGCGTGATGGGCGCCGGTCCGCGCGCCGCCGCGGTGCTGGGCACGAAGGAGATCGTCTTCGCCGTGCTCGCCACCACAGCGACCCTGGCGGCGGTCTTCATACCCGTATCTTTCATGCCCGGCCTGGTGGGCAGCCTGTTCTCGGAGTTCGGCTTCGTGCTGGCCTTCTCGGTGAGCATTTCAGCCGCCGTTGCCCTCACGGTTTGCCCGATGCTCGCGTCCAAGTTCGGCACCGGCGAGGAAGGCCACGACGACAAGGGCATCGTCGGACGAATCGGCAAGGGTCTGTCCAATCTCTACATGTGGATCGTCGAGATCTGCATCCGCCTGCGCTGGATCGTCGTCCTTGGATGCCTGGCGATCGGCGTCGTGGGGTTCGGGGCGTTCAAGCTCCTGAAGCAGGAGATCACTCCCGCGGAAGACCGCGGCGTCATCCAAGTCCGCCTCACTGCCCAACAGGGCGTCAACCTCGAATACATGTCGAAGCTGACCCAGCGCGTTGAAGAGGTCGTGGCGCCGTACAAGCAATCGGGTGAGGTGACGAGCGTCCTAAGCTCGATCGGCAACGGCGGCGCCAACCGCGCCATGGTGATCGTCTCGCTCGCCGATTGGCATCATCGTGAGCGCAGCCAGCAGCAGATCCAGGCCGAGCTGCAGAAGAAGCTCGACAAGATCGCGGGTGTGCAGGTCTCGCTGGTGGGCGCCAACAGCCTCGGCATTCGCGGCGGCGGCCAGGGCCTGCGCTTCGCCATCGTCGGACCGAACTACGAGCGGCTGTCGGCGACCGCCTTGAAGATGGTCAACAAGCTGCAGGAGCTGCCCAATTTCCGCAGCGTGCGAACGGACTATGACACGACCCAGCCGCAGCTTTCGGTGCGCATCAACCGCGAGGCGGCAACCAAGCTCGGCGTACCGATAGAGACGATCACCAGCCTCATCAACGCGATGATCGACTATCAGAAGGCGGCCGACCTTTTCATCGACGACGACATCGTCGAGATCCAGGTCATGTCCGGCGGCCGCCCGATCAACGATCCCTCCGACTTGCAGAACCTGTTCGTGAAAACGGCCGACGGCAGCTTCATCACGCTGTCGTCGCTGGTGACGATCAAGGAGGTCGCCATCGCGCCGACGCTGGGACGCGAGGACCGCCAGCGCGCCGTCGGCATCACCGCCAACCTGAACGACGGCGTGGTGCTGGGCGACGCAGTCGGGGCAATGCGGGGCGTAGCCGCGACGACGCTCGACCCCGACATGTCGATCACGCTGCTCGGCGAAGCGAGGACGCTGGCCGAGACGACGCAAAACACGACCTTCGTGTTCGGCATCGCCCTGCTCGTGGTGTTCCTCGTGCTCGCCGCACAGTTCGAAAGCCTAACCAGCGCCCTCGTGATCATCTGCACGGTGCCATTCGGCCTCGCTTGCGCCGCCTTCGCCATCCTGCTGTCGGGTGGAACACTCAACGTCTACAGCCAGATCGGGCTCGTGCTGCTCGTCGGCGTCATGGCCAAGAACGGCATCCTCATCGTCGAGTTCGCCAATATCCGGCGCGACGAGGGTGCCAGCGTCGACGATGCCATCCGCGAGGCCTGCCGCACGCGTCTGCGCCCCGTCATGATGACGATGGCCGCCGCGGTTCTCGGTGCCGTGCCGCTGATCTTCGCCAGCGGCGCCGGCGCCGAGGCGCGCTTGGCTCTCGGTTGGATCATCGTTGGCGGTCTTGGCCTCGCAACGCTCTTCACGTTGTTCCTGACGCCGGTGATGTATCGGATCCTGGCGCCGCTTTCGAAACCGCGCGCCGCCGAGACGCAGCGGCTAATCGACGAGCTCAACGCTGCTCAGTCACGGTAA
- a CDS encoding BMP family ABC transporter substrate-binding protein, whose amino-acid sequence MSGFDPERRDVLKRIALLGVAGLVPAYLTSGSARAAGLTAGFVYIGPRLDWGWNQSHALAAAELRGVPNVRTIEAGYLPETTDYGSGKETPETKAYTAAMEGLIADGARLIFSTSFDDDPFLLAVAKKHPDVVFRQASAIANTANPSNVGSQNALINQGHYVNGVAAGLCTKTNQLGFVAGKPFGPVLLNLNSFLLGSRQTNPHATVRVFFTGDWEDDAHDAAATNALVDAGCDVIGCHLDDPKVVIETAEARGVKTCGHAFDQAPLALKGYITGADYNWTGMFETFVETLQRGGQLPNFVTGGYDKSYVRSSPFGAGATPSAIQAATTAMQAMKNNDTLFVGPILDNAGKQVVPAGTSYGPYADELQKTSYLIDGVIGAIP is encoded by the coding sequence ATGTCCGGATTCGATCCCGAACGGCGCGACGTCCTTAAACGAATAGCCCTCCTGGGTGTTGCCGGCCTTGTCCCCGCGTACCTGACCTCCGGTTCCGCACGCGCGGCCGGTCTCACGGCGGGCTTCGTCTATATCGGCCCGCGCCTGGATTGGGGCTGGAACCAGTCGCATGCGCTGGCGGCGGCGGAACTGCGTGGCGTTCCCAACGTCAGGACGATCGAGGCCGGCTATCTGCCCGAGACCACCGACTACGGCAGCGGCAAGGAGACACCCGAGACCAAGGCCTACACGGCGGCGATGGAGGGACTGATCGCCGATGGCGCCAGGCTGATCTTCTCGACGTCCTTCGACGACGATCCATTCCTCCTCGCGGTGGCGAAGAAGCATCCCGATGTCGTGTTCCGGCAGGCGTCGGCGATTGCCAACACCGCCAACCCGAGCAATGTCGGCAGCCAAAATGCGTTGATCAATCAGGGCCACTACGTGAACGGCGTAGCCGCCGGCCTTTGCACCAAGACAAACCAGCTCGGCTTCGTTGCCGGCAAGCCGTTCGGCCCCGTGCTTCTCAACTTGAACTCTTTCCTCTTGGGAAGCCGCCAGACCAACCCCCATGCCACCGTGCGCGTGTTCTTCACCGGCGACTGGGAGGACGACGCGCACGACGCCGCGGCGACGAACGCGCTGGTCGATGCGGGGTGCGACGTGATCGGTTGTCACCTCGACGACCCGAAGGTCGTGATCGAGACGGCGGAAGCCCGCGGCGTGAAGACCTGCGGCCACGCCTTCGACCAGGCCCCGCTCGCGCTGAAGGGCTACATCACCGGGGCCGACTACAACTGGACGGGAATGTTCGAGACCTTCGTCGAGACACTACAGCGCGGCGGCCAGCTGCCCAATTTTGTCACTGGCGGGTACGACAAGAGCTACGTCCGCTCGAGCCCGTTCGGCGCCGGAGCGACGCCCTCTGCGATCCAGGCCGCGACGACGGCCATGCAGGCAATGAAGAACAATGACACGCTCTTCGTCGGACCGATCTTGGACAACGCCGGCAAGCAGGTCGTGCCGGCCGGAACGAGCTACGGGCCCTACGCCGACGAACTGCAGAAGACCAGCTATCTGATCGACGGCGTCATCGGCGCGATCCCGTGA